A region of Lagenorhynchus albirostris chromosome 20, mLagAlb1.1, whole genome shotgun sequence DNA encodes the following proteins:
- the MFAP4 gene encoding microfibril-associated glycoprotein 4 isoform X1, translating into MRNQNPERCSNLPKGTQPAPDSTPGASILERPLHRFLLSAAAPRGAWCRHAPHLGPQRGPRPGEAPASRPLERPGPSSLLQVFQKRFNGSVSFFRGWNDYKLGFGRADGEYWLGLQNLHLLTLKQKYELRVDLEDFENNTAFAKYGEFSISPNAVSAEEDGYSLHVAGFEDGGAGDSLSYHSGQKFSTFDRDQDLFVQNCAALSSGAFWFRSCHFANLNGFYLGGSHLSYANGINWAQWKGFYYSLKRTEMKIRRA; encoded by the exons ATGAGGAACCAAAACCCAGAGAGGtgcagtaacttgcccaagggcacacagccggCGCCGGACTCAACCCCAGGCGCCTCAATTCTAGAACGCCCCCTTCACCGCTTCCTGCTCTCGGCAGCCGCTCCCCGAGGGGCCTGGTGCCGGCACGCGCCTCACCTCGGCCCCCAGCGTGGTCCTCGCCCGGGTGAGGCCCCAGCCTCCCGGCCCCTCGAGCGTCCAGGCCCATCCTCTCTGCTCCAGGTTTTCCAGAAGAGATTCAACGGCTCAGTGAGCTTCTTCCGGGGCTGGAACGACTACAAGCTGGGCTTTGGCCGCGCCGATGGGGAGTACTGGCTGG ggCTGCAGAACCTGCACCTCCTGACACTGAAGCAGAAGTATGAGCTGCGGGTGGACCTGGAGGACTTCGAGAACAACACGGCCTTCGCCAAGTACGGCGAATTCTCCATCTCGCCCAACGCAGTCAGCGCCGAGGAGGACGGCTACAGCCTCCACGTGGCGGGCTTCGAGGACGGCGGGGCAG GCGACTCCCTGTCCTACCACAGCGGCCAGAAGTTCTCCACCTTCGACCGGGACCAGGACCTCTTCGTGCAGAACTGCGCGGCCCTCTCGTCGGGCGCCTTCTGGTTCCGCAGCTGCCACTTCGCCAACCTCAACGGCTTCTACCTCGGCGGCTCCCACCTCTCCTACGCCAACGGCATCAACTGGGCCCAGTGGAAGGGCTTCTACTACTCCCTCAAGCGCACCGAGATGAAGATCCGCCGGGCCTGA
- the MFAP4 gene encoding microfibril-associated glycoprotein 4 isoform X2, with protein MKALLALPLLLLLCTGPCVPQLLGIRGDALERSCLQQPLDCDDIYAQGYQADGVYLIYPSGPSVPVPVFCDMTTEGGKWTVFQKRFNGSVSFFRGWNDYKLGFGRADGEYWLGLQNLHLLTLKQKYELRVDLEDFENNTAFAKYGEFSISPNAVSAEEDGYSLHVAGFEDGGAGDSLSYHSGQKFSTFDRDQDLFVQNCAALSSGAFWFRSCHFANLNGFYLGGSHLSYANGINWAQWKGFYYSLKRTEMKIRRA; from the exons ATGAAG GCCCTTCTGGctctgccgctgctgctgcttctctgcaCTGGCCCCTGCGTCCCCCAACTCTTGGGGATCCGGGGAGATG ctctgGAGAGGTCATGCCTACAGCAGCCCCTGGACTGCGACGACATCTACGCCCAGGGCTACCAGGCGGACGGCGTGTACCTCATCTACCCCTCGGGCCCCAGCGTGCCTGTGCCCGTCTTCTGTGACATGACCACCGAGGGTGGAAAGTGGACG GTTTTCCAGAAGAGATTCAACGGCTCAGTGAGCTTCTTCCGGGGCTGGAACGACTACAAGCTGGGCTTTGGCCGCGCCGATGGGGAGTACTGGCTGG ggCTGCAGAACCTGCACCTCCTGACACTGAAGCAGAAGTATGAGCTGCGGGTGGACCTGGAGGACTTCGAGAACAACACGGCCTTCGCCAAGTACGGCGAATTCTCCATCTCGCCCAACGCAGTCAGCGCCGAGGAGGACGGCTACAGCCTCCACGTGGCGGGCTTCGAGGACGGCGGGGCAG GCGACTCCCTGTCCTACCACAGCGGCCAGAAGTTCTCCACCTTCGACCGGGACCAGGACCTCTTCGTGCAGAACTGCGCGGCCCTCTCGTCGGGCGCCTTCTGGTTCCGCAGCTGCCACTTCGCCAACCTCAACGGCTTCTACCTCGGCGGCTCCCACCTCTCCTACGCCAACGGCATCAACTGGGCCCAGTGGAAGGGCTTCTACTACTCCCTCAAGCGCACCGAGATGAAGATCCGCCGGGCCTGA
- the MFAP4 gene encoding microfibril-associated glycoprotein 4 isoform X3: MKALLALPLLLLLCTGPCVPQLLGIRGDALERSCLQQPLDCDDIYAQGYQADGVYLIYPSGPSVPVPVFCDMTTEGGKWTVFQKRFNGSVSFFRGWNDYKLGFGRADGEYWLGLQNLHLLTLKQKYELRVDLEDFENNTAFAKYGEFSISPNAVSAEEDGYSLHVAGFEDGGAAARSSPPSTGTRTSSCRTARPSRRAPSGSAAATSPTSTASTSAAPTSPTPTASTGPSGRASTTPSSAPR; this comes from the exons ATGAAG GCCCTTCTGGctctgccgctgctgctgcttctctgcaCTGGCCCCTGCGTCCCCCAACTCTTGGGGATCCGGGGAGATG ctctgGAGAGGTCATGCCTACAGCAGCCCCTGGACTGCGACGACATCTACGCCCAGGGCTACCAGGCGGACGGCGTGTACCTCATCTACCCCTCGGGCCCCAGCGTGCCTGTGCCCGTCTTCTGTGACATGACCACCGAGGGTGGAAAGTGGACG GTTTTCCAGAAGAGATTCAACGGCTCAGTGAGCTTCTTCCGGGGCTGGAACGACTACAAGCTGGGCTTTGGCCGCGCCGATGGGGAGTACTGGCTGG ggCTGCAGAACCTGCACCTCCTGACACTGAAGCAGAAGTATGAGCTGCGGGTGGACCTGGAGGACTTCGAGAACAACACGGCCTTCGCCAAGTACGGCGAATTCTCCATCTCGCCCAACGCAGTCAGCGCCGAGGAGGACGGCTACAGCCTCCACGTGGCGGGCTTCGAGGACGGCGGGGCAG CGGCCAGAAGTTCTCCACCTTCGACCGGGACCAGGACCTCTTCGTGCAGAACTGCGCGGCCCTCTCGTCGGGCGCCTTCTGGTTCCGCAGCTGCCACTTCGCCAACCTCAACGGCTTCTACCTCGGCGGCTCCCACCTCTCCTACGCCAACGGCATCAACTGGGCCCAGTGGAAGGGCTTCTACTACTCCCTCAAGCGCACCGAGATGA